One genomic region from Candidatus Xiphinematobacter sp. encodes:
- the lspA gene encoding signal peptidase II, whose amino-acid sequence MIILLAVTSYLLDRATKFLVFQHLPLFSSVPIVYNVFYLVHIQNTGAAFGIFQDRNCLLAVLALVALAAMGILLALGAFRTPFGRWSVGLYLAGISGNLTDRLLYGSVMDIFDLVVPFFGHWPAFNMADSYICIATGLFLYDSLHEGDVRPPTDNPSKL is encoded by the coding sequence ATGATAATTCTCCTTGCTGTGACTTCTTATCTACTTGACCGAGCAACAAAATTCTTGGTTTTTCAGCACCTTCCTCTCTTTTCTTCGGTTCCTATTGTTTACAATGTCTTCTACCTAGTCCATATTCAGAACACTGGGGCTGCTTTCGGGATATTCCAGGACCGCAACTGTCTCCTCGCCGTGCTGGCGTTGGTTGCGCTTGCAGCGATGGGAATCCTACTCGCGCTAGGGGCATTCCGCACCCCTTTCGGGAGATGGAGCGTGGGCCTGTATCTAGCTGGGATTTCTGGAAATCTAACCGACCGTCTCTTGTATGGAAGTGTGATGGATATCTTTGATCTTGTGGTCCCATTTTTTGGGCACTGGCCAGCGTTTAATATGGCGGATTCTTACATCTGCATTGCAACTGGCTTATTTCTTTATGATTCCCTTCATGAAGGGGATGTGCGGCCTCCAACTGATAACCCATCCAAGCTTTAA
- a CDS encoding orotate phosphoribosyltransferase, translating into MNELLDLFHRAGALLRGHFVLRSGLHSREFFQCSLLLQYAKTAEYICGLLAEKLLPFGCKTIVSPALGGILVGQEIARHLNGRHMFAEKGPDGELALRRGFTISPGEKIAIAEDVVTRGGRVRQTSDIIQSLGGVVVAIATIVDRSGSTTPDFGCPFIHLVRLEIETFEAHNLPLDLQALPAIYPGGTW; encoded by the coding sequence ATGAATGAGCTTCTCGATCTGTTCCACCGGGCTGGTGCCTTGCTACGAGGACACTTTGTTTTGCGGTCTGGGCTCCACAGCAGAGAATTTTTCCAATGTTCCCTCCTCCTACAGTATGCAAAGACCGCCGAATATATCTGCGGTTTGCTAGCAGAAAAGTTACTTCCTTTTGGCTGCAAGACCATTGTCTCTCCAGCTTTAGGAGGAATTCTAGTGGGACAAGAAATTGCGCGCCATCTCAACGGGCGCCATATGTTCGCCGAGAAAGGCCCGGATGGGGAGCTGGCCTTGCGACGGGGATTTACCATTTCTCCTGGAGAAAAGATCGCTATTGCAGAAGATGTCGTTACCCGAGGTGGAAGAGTGCGGCAGACTAGTGATATTATTCAATCCTTGGGGGGGGTCGTTGTGGCCATAGCTACCATTGTAGACCGAAGTGGAAGTACCACTCCAGACTTTGGATGCCCATTTATTCATCTAGTTCGGCTAGAGATAGAGACTTTTGAGGCCCATAACCTTCCTCTAGATCTGCAAGCCTTACCAGCTATCTACCCAGGGGGGACCTGGTGA